A genome region from Primulina eburnea isolate SZY01 chromosome 9, ASM2296580v1, whole genome shotgun sequence includes the following:
- the LOC140841069 gene encoding calcium-dependent protein kinase 26-like — translation MAVAKSKTESLFSSCNCYRVACLRETILDAHKTANLSDQYNLGEHLGWGQFGIIRECIDKFSGEVLACKSISKDRLVTQEDVRSIKLEIEIMSTLSGHPNVVDLKAVYEEEDYVHLVMELCAGGELFHKLEKHGRFSESEARVLFRHLMQVLMYCHDKGVVHRDLKPENILLATKSSSSPIKLADFGLATYIKPGQKLHGTVGSPFYIAPEVLAGGYDQAADVWSAGVILYILLSGIPPFWGKTKSRIFDAVRAADLRFQSNPWDFISDSAKQLITGMLCRDTSNRFTPKQVLDHSWVKNTMPIFRDLSKSGEQQCGLDSENSRISPHVMKRSQDISFGIGSPNNCEIMSPTFTCKSSLSSFMVDLSTPLSETCGFSFRSAGTNTMEFSMPVITLPSFAFFKSSFAVRQEDDDLDTTENSSVLHLIPRDGDMDFKAVEVRKSASDGARTLGLHSRRNHTISLGEFEQLDIMVTESVIRWASCTHLPTAHSLRSSLVC, via the exons ATGGCTGTTGCCAAGAGCAAAACTGAATCACTCTTTAGTTCATGTAATTGCTATCGAGTTGCGTGCTTGAGGGAAACTATTTTAGATGCCCACAAGACTGCGAATTTGAGCGATCAGTATAATCTCGGAGAACATTTGGGCTGGGGACAATTTGGCATCATACGGGAATGTATCGATAAGTTTAGTGGTGAGGTTCTAGCTTGCAAGTCTATTTCAAAAGATCGGTTAGTCACTCAAGAAGATGTGCGAAGTATCAAACTCGAGATCGAAATTATGAGCACTTTATCGGGGCACCCTAACGTGGTTGACCTTAAAGCAGTTTACGAGGAAGAAGATTACGTGCATCTCGTGATGGAGCTTTGTGCTGGAGGTGAGCTTTTTCACAAGTTGGAGAAGCACGGCAGGTTTTCCGAGTCAGAAGCCAGGGTGCTTTTCCGACACTTAATGCAAGTGTTGATGTATTGTCATGATAAGGGTGTTGTTCATCGAGATTTGAAGCCGGAGAACATCCTCTTAGCAACAAAATCCTCTTCTTCACCGATAAAACTGGCTGATTTTGGGCTTGCAACCTACATCAAACCAG GACAGAAGTTACATGGTACGGTTGGTAGTCCATTCTATATAGCTCCAGAGGTTCTTGCTGGAGGATATGATCAGGCTGCTGATGTATGGAGTGCTGGTGTGATTTTATACATTCTTCTGAGTGGGATACCACCGTTTTGGGGGAAAACAAAGTCCCGGATCTTTGATGCTGTTCGGGCTGCTGACTTGAGATTTCAGTCGAATCCATGGGATTTCATCTCTGATTCAGCAAAGCAATTGATAACAGGAATGCTTTGTAGGGATACGTCGAATCGGTTTACTCCAAAGCAGGTTCTAG ACCATTCTTGGGTGAAGAATACAATGCCAATTTTCAGAGATCTAAGTAAAAGTGGTGAGCAACAATGTGGACTGGATTCTGAGAATAGCCGTATTTCCCCACATGTCATGAAAAGAAGTCAAGATATTAGTTTTGGAATTGGATCGCCCAACAATTGCGAAATTATGTCACCAACATTCACGTGCAAGTCGTCGCTTTCTTCTTTCATGGTAGACCTGTCTACGCCTTTGTCGGAAACTTGTGGATTTTCTTTCCGTAGTGCTGGAACAAATACCATGGAATTTTCTATGCCTGTCATCACACTGCCAAGCTTTGCTTTTTTCAAATCGAGCTTTGCGGTTAGACAGGAGGATGATGATTTGGATACCACGGAAAATTCATCAGTACTTCATTTAATTCCTCGAG ATGGAGACATGGACTTCAAAGCAGTTGAGGTCAGAAAGAGTGCATCTGACGGGGCTCGAACGTTAGGCCTTCACAGCAGAAGGAACCACACAATTAGCCTTGGTGAATTCGAGCAGCTTGATATCATGGTGACAGAGTCAGTGATTCGATGGGCATCATGCACTCATCTCCCGACAGCCCACTCACTTAGATCCTCACTTGTTTGTTAA
- the LOC140841071 gene encoding sorbitol dehydrogenase, with the protein MGKGGMSRENGEEENMAAWLLGVNNLKILPFKLPPLGPHDVRIRMKAVGICGSDVHYLKEMKLADFVVKEPMVIGHECAGIIEEVGTEVKHLVAGDRVAVEPGISCWRCNLCKEGRYNLCPEMKFFATPPVHGSLANQIVHPADLCFKLPDNVSLEEGAMCEPLSVGVHACRRANVSPKTNVLVMGAGPIGLVTLLTARAFGSPRIVIVDVDDHRLSVAKELGADETVKVSTNMNAVSAEVEQIKKAMGAEIDITLDCAGFTKTMSTALGATSSGGKVCLVGMGHSEMTIPLAPAAVREIDVVGIFRYKNTWPLCIEFLRSGKIDVKPLITHRFGFSQKELEDAFETSARGGNAIKVMFNL; encoded by the exons ATGGGCAAAGGTGGGATGTCTCGTGAAAATGGTGAAGAAGAGAACATGGCAGCTTGGCTTCTTGGTGTTAACAATCTCAAGATTCTACCTTTTAAGCTTCCACCTCTTG GTCCTCATGATGTTAGAATTAGAATGAAAGCTGTGGGTATCTGCGGAAGTGATGTTCATTATCTCAAG GAGATGAAATTAGCAGATTTTGTTGTGAAAGAGCCAATGGTAATTGGGCATGAGTGTGCTGGTATTATTGAGGAAGTTGGGACTGAGGTGAAGCATTTAGTTGCCGGTGACCGGGTGGCGGTCGAACCAGGGATCAGTTGTTGGCGGTGTAATCTTTGTAAGGAAGGCCGGTATAATCTTTGCCCCGAGATGAAGTTTTTTGCTACTCCCCCTGTTCATGGCTCCCTTGCAAATCAG ATTGTGCATCCTGCAGACTTATGTTTTAAACTCCCTGATAATGTGAGTTTGGAGGAGGGAGCAATGTGTGAGCCGTTGAGTGTTGGGGTTCATGCATGCCGTCGTGCCAATGTTAGTCCCAAGACCAATGTGCTGGTGATGGGTGCAGGACCAATAGGACTCGTAACATTGCTTACTGCACGTGCTTTTGGATCTCCAAGAATTGTCATTGTAGATGTCGATGATCATCGACTGTCTGTTGCGAAGGAGCTTGGAGCTGATGAAACTGTCAAAGTTTCAACTAACATGAAT GCTGTATCAGCAGAAGTTGAGCAAATCAAGAAAGCAATGGGAGCAGAAATCGACATTACTCTTGACTGTGCAGGATTCACCAAAACCATGTCGACTGCATTAGGTGCCACTTCATCAGGTGGCAAAGTTTGCCTTGTGGGAATGGGGCACTCTGAGATGACTATCCCCCTCGCCCCCGCTGCTGTAAG GGAGATCGACGTGGTGGGAATATTTCGGTACAAGAACACATGGCCCTTGTGCATAGAGTTTCTGAGGAGCGGAAAGATAGACGTGAAGCCATTGATCACCCACAGGTTCGGATTCTCTCAGAAGGAGCTTGAAGACGCCTTCGAAACGAGTGCACGTGGGGGTAATGCTATCAAGGTCATGTTTAATCTGTAG
- the LOC140841072 gene encoding pentatricopeptide repeat-containing protein At2g22410, mitochondrial-like, with protein MKLGGSISRHFSRIVKSAPLVCGDQFIKERHAHCFRTHQSGDSNAMSKIIRHYALTEASMNKARFAFINVERPTLPIWNHMIRGFFQSESPECALDMFDEMRGSGVLGDNLTFIFACKACGRLSDVLYGKRIHVHVLKLGFGSYLYVCNALIHMYGCCGDLRISREVFDEMSVKDLVSWNSLICGYSRCGDYKEVLDLFDAMKRGNVKGDEVTMVKVVLACSYLGEWKLVDSMVEYIEDNCVKISVFLCNTLIDVYGRRGSISVARGFFDRMTERNDVSWNAMIIGAAKSGDLVAAKKLFDEMPEKDAISWTSMITAYAQANQFDDAIWHFQGMMAANIKPDKITVTSVISACGHLRRVDVGSAVHDFVCKSGTNLDTFVENALIDMYCKCKYIDKALTVFHKMKEKDSISWTSVICGLAMSGDSDKSLDFFQQMLGDGIRPIHGTFIGVLQACIHAGLVEKGFECFCSMREDYGLVPEIRHYGCVVDLFCRAGNVPRAYEFIKHMPIVPDIVIWRILFYASKLHENFAIAKIAFGKLLELDPSNGGNCVL; from the coding sequence ATGAAACTCGGCGGATCCATTTCTCGCCACTTCTCAAGAATCGTAAAATCTGCTCCATTAGTGTGCGGTGACCAATTCATCAAGGAGCGTCATGCCCACTGCTTTAGAACGCACCAGTCCGGAGACTCGAACGCCATGTCGAAAATCATCAGACATTATGCTCTCACCGAAGCATCTATGAACAAAGCTCGTTTTGCTTTTATCAATGTTGAGCGGCCCACATTACCCATTTGGAATCACATGATTCGTGGGTTTTTTCAAAGCGAGAGTCCTGAATGTGCCCTTGATATGTTCGATGAAATGCGCGGGTCGGGAGTGCTTGGGGATAATCTCACTTTTATATTCGCGTGTAAAGCGTGTGGTAGACTTTCTGATGTTTTATATGGAAAAAgaattcatgttcatgttttaAAACTTGGGTTCGGGTCATATCTTTATGTGTGTAACGCTTTGATTCATATGTATGGTTGTTGTGGGGATTTGAGAATTTCAAGAGAAGTGTTCGATGAAATGAGTGTAAAGGACTTGGTCTCTTGGAACTCCTTGATTTGCGGGTATAGTCGATGTGGTGATTATAAGGAGGTTTTAGACCTTTTTGACGCTATGAAAAGGGGAAATGTCAAGGGTGATGAGGTCACTATGGTGAAAGTTGTATTAGCTTGTAGTTATTTAGGCGAGTGGAAACTTGTGGATTCTATGGTGGAGTATATTGAGGATAATTGTGTTAAAATCAGTGTGTTTTTGTGCAATACATTGATTGACGTGTATGGGAGGCGTGGCTCCATTTCAGTGGCTCGAGGTTTCTTTGATAGGATGACGGAGAGGAATGATGTTTCTTGGAATGCCATGATTATAGGGGCTGCCAAATCTGGAGATTTAGTTGCAGCGAAAAAACTTTTTGATGAGATGCCAGAAAAGGATGCCATTTCTTGGACTTCTATGATCACGGCATATGCTCAGGCTAACCAATTTGATGATGCTATATGGCATTTCCAGGGAATGATGGCGGCTAATATCAAGCCTGATAAAATTACGGTAACTAGTGTGATCTCTGCCTGTGGTCATTTAAGAAGAGTAGATGTGGGTAGTGCAGTGCACGATTTTGTTTGCAAAAGTGGTACAAATTTAGATACTTTTGTCGAGAATGCTTTAATAGATATGTATTGTAAGTGTAAATATATCGACAAGGCATTGACCGTATTTCACAAAATGAAAGAAAAGGATTCCATTTCATGGACTTCAGTCATCTGTGGCCTAGCAATGAGTGGAGATTCTGACAAATCTCTTGACTTTTTCCAGCAAATGTTAGGTGATGGCATAAGGCCCATTCATGGAACCTTTATTGGTGTATTGCAAGCTTGCATTCATGCCGGTTTGGTGGAGAAAGGATTTGAATGCTTCTGTAGTATGCGAGAAGATTATGGATTAGTTCCAGAAATTCGGCACTATGGATGTGTGGTAGATCTTTTTTGTCGTGCTGGTAACGTTCCTCGGGCATATGAATTTATAAAGCATATGCCTATTGTTCCAGATATTGTCATATGGAGGATACTCTTCTATGCTAGCAAATTACACGAAAATTTTGCTATAGCTAAGATTGCGTTTGGCAAACTTTTAGAATTGGATCCTAGTAACGGTGGGAACTGTGTGCTCTAA
- the LOC140841070 gene encoding zinc finger CCCH domain-containing protein 48-like, which translates to MDVDGGRRVFNRLGPSSSSDGGSNNKQQKVCFYWRQGKCTKFPCPYLHSELPAASNGKRTAHQGFGTDDKYRAGGGLRRSGNNNYFNNYSKVWGREQSRQPATDDRTTVKKIDKLCNNWKAQGSCRYGDTCKYLHQWSTGDCFSLLTPLEGHREVVTGIALPSGSDKLYTGSQDETIRVWDCQSGQLAGVVNLGGAVGCMLSEGPWVFVGLTNLVKAWNIQTSAELSLNGPVGQVYSLVVGYEFLFAGTQDGAILAWKFNVAANCFEPAASLKDHTRAVVSLVVGGNRMYSGSMDQSIKVWSLETLQCLQTLTGHSDVVMSVLCWDQFLLSASLDKTVKVWAATETGNLDVTYTHTEEYGLLTLCGMHDSEGKPVLMCSCNDNSIRVYDLPSFSERGKIYSQKEVRSIQIGPGGLFFVGDGSGLVRVWKWSNANDSPAAAS; encoded by the exons ATGGATGTGGATGGAGGAAGACGAGTTTTCAATAGACTAGGACCATCGTCTTCGAGCGATGGTGGGAGCAATAATAAGCAGCAAAAGGTCTGTTTTTATTGGAGACAAGGGAAGTGCACGAAATTCCCGTGCCCTTATTTGCACAGCGAGTTACCGGCCGCGTCGAATGGGAAGAGGACGGCGCATCAGGGGTTTGGTACGGATGATAAATATCGAGCCGGTGGGGGATTGAGGAGAAGTGGaaacaataattattttaataattacagTAAAGTGTGGGGTAGAGAGCAATCGCGGCAGCCTGCTACTGACGACAGGACGACGGTGAAAAAGATTGATAAATTGTGTAATAATTGGAAGGCGCAAGGGAGCTGTAGATATGGGGATACTTGTAAGTACTTGCATCAGTGGTCTACGGGAGATTGCTTTTCGCTTTTGACGCCACTTGAAGGCCATCGGGAG GTTGTTACTGGGATTGCTTTGCCCTCGGGGTCAGATAAGCTGTACACTGGGAGTCAAGATGAGACTATTAGAGTTTGGGACTGCCAGTCGGGTCAG CTGGCAGGCGTAGTGAATTTAGGTGGTGCTGTTGGATGTATGCTAAGCGAAGGGCCTTGGGTATTTGTTGGTTTAACTAATCTTGTCAAG GCATGGAATATTCAAACTTCTGCAGAGCTCAGTTTAAATGGACCAGTTGGCCAAGTCTATTCCCTTGTCGTTGGCTATGAGTTTCTCTTTGCTGGTACACAG GATGGGGCAATATTGGCATGGAAATTCAATGTAGCTGCCAACTGCTTTGAACCAGCAGCATCTCTCAAGGACCACACTCGTGCAGTTGTGTCGCTAGTTGTTGGAGGTAACAGAATGTACTCTGGTTCCATGGACCAATCTATCAAA GTATGGAGCCTGGAAACTTTACAGTGCCTACAGACTTTAACAGGGCATTCAGATGTTGTGATGTCCGTTTTATGCTGGGATCAGTTTCTTTTGTCAGCTTCATTGGACAAAACTGTCAAG GTTTGGGCTGCTACAGAGACTGGGAATTTGGATGTAACATACACCCATACAGAGGAATAT GGTTTACTCACACTCTGTGGGATGCATGATTCAGAAGGCAAGCCAGTGTTGATGTGCTCTTGCAATGATAACTCCATCCGAGTTTATGATTTACCATC ATTTTCCGAGAGAGGGAAGATCTATTCCCAGAAAGAGGTTCGCTCCATTCAAATTGGTCCTGGTGGTTTATTTTTCGTCGGAGATGGATCCGGCCTGGTGCGAGTATGGAAGTGGTCAAACGCAAATGATTCTCCAGCTGCAGCATCATGA